GCGTGATCGAGCGCCCGGCGGCCGCCGCGATGGAGCGGACGGTCGCCGAGGTGCGGGAGAAGTCCGGCGGTGAGATCGTCGTGGTGACGATGCGTGACCTCGGGGGCCGCCCGGCGAGCGACGTCGCGCGCGACATTGGGAGGCAGTGGCGGGTGGGCGCGCGCGGCGGCGCCGGCGACCGGGGGCGGAACGCGGGCGTCGTCCTGCTGCTGAAGCCGGGGGCGCGCCCG
The DNA window shown above is from Gemmatimonadales bacterium and carries:
- a CDS encoding TPM domain-containing protein; its protein translation is MRTLAVVLALELQIPAPIGFVNDFARVIERPAAAAMERTVAEVREKSGGEIVVVTMRDLGGRPASDVARDIGRQWRVGARGGAGDRGRNAGVVLLLKPGARP